Below is a window of Hydrogenimonas sp. SS33 DNA.
AATCCTCTCTTCTGTTCCTGCCTGCGGGTGGATTCTTTCAAGACACGCACAGCTTTGTCCTGCCAGGCGAACGGAGAAGGAGAAGGTTTGCGAAGCTTGCGCAGCCGTGTGCTTCGGGGCAGGTTCCGCTGCAGGGCGGGCAGGCGATAGACGATCCTCACTGCTGTATCGCAGACACCGCAAAGGTGTTCGTCGAGGTACTGCTTCAATTTGCCGGTTTTCGGGTCGGTGTTGGCATAAAGAGGAGTGTCTGTTTTCCAGAAAGGATCGGCCGGTTTGGAGGAGCAGTCATGGTCGGCCAGTATCAGAGCAAGGCGGGCATGATGGAGGATGGGACGTAGATTCCCGTCTTCATTAAGTTTTTCAAGGTGTTCCTGATGGAGGGCCAAACGTTTCATCCAGCGGCGAAGGCGCTGCTTCCACATATCGCTGCCGGTAAGGAGTCCTCTGGAAAATTGTAGGCAGGAGTTGAAATCCCCTTCATTGTCGTATCCCCAGGATGCTTCGATGATGGAGAAAAATTCGGAAAGATCGGGCAGTTCGTTCCCTTTGTATATCTTTATGGGCTCTCGGGGAAAAGGGAGCTTGTGATGGGAGAGAATCAGCCAGGCAACCAATTGGACATTCAATGGATATTCGGCAAAGGATTCGGAAATCCTTTTTAACTCCTTGGGTTTTTTGGATAGTCGAGCGAGGATCTCTTCTTCGTCGAAGTGGTCATTTAGAATCCGTTCAGTCCAACTTTCCGGGTCGATGGAGACAAACGCGCCGAACAGAAGTAGGCTGATCCACTCATGACGAAACGGGTCCGACTCTTTGGAACGTCTTTTCAGCTTTTTTTGGAAGAGGTCGTTCGCTTTTCCCCAGTCGTGAAACAGTGCAGCGACCGCGGCGAGAGCCTGAACCGTCTGAAGATAGAGCCAGTCGTTCTCTTCGTAACGCTCCAGTATCCCGACCGATGTGCGATGGACAGGAACTCTCCCCTCCTGATCGAAGCGATCCTTGCTTCCGACGATCCAAAGCAGCTCGCTGTGATTTCGGCTTCGGATCCAGTGGCAGCTGACGGCAGTATTCTTGGTCGCAGTTTCGCCAAGAAGTTTTCGTACCGTTTTCAGGCCCTCCCGGGTAATGATGGTCTGCCACGTGTTGTCTCCGATACGTTCGGCGAAACTGTCGAGCACTCTACGCGTTGTTTTTAGAGCTCTTTTTTCGCACTGGGAAACAAAGAGGACCATCATGGTTTGATTCCGTAGTGTATAGCGATATTCTGGACCTGGTCAAACATGAAGTTCAAAGCACCGTGCTCGACGAAACTCTGAAGACACCGGGCGCGGAACTCCCTGTCCTCGATGCCCTCTTTTGCACCGATGAAGGCATTGGGCAGTACAATCGCATCCTTTGCGAGATCGGCAATATCAAAAACAAGAGCTCCCCTGCGGGTTTTGCCGTGCATCAGGGCAAAAGCGTGGGGAATGCCGAGCGCCCAAAGTGCTGTGGCGGCGAGGCCATAAGCGAGGTAATTGCCGTGATCAAGGAAATCGTTGGCGGGATCGGCATGGCTTCTCTGGCGGCTGAATCCCGAAAGTCCTGTTATATTGGCGGCATGTTTGTAGAGTCGTTTGGTCAGATCTGCTTCAAGTTGCAGCAGTTTGCCAATCGAAGAGGCTTCAGAAATCTTTTCTCGATAGAGATCGATCATTTTTTCGATCGAATCGCTGTCGAAACCTTCCATTTTGAATGTACGGTCTTTTCTCCAGACGCTACAGATATAATTGAGACGTTCGTTCTCAAGGTACTTGGCGGCATCCAGACGTTTGGATTCATCGAACCAAAACGAGAGCCATCTTTGAACATATTCCGTAGGACGGTATTCGTTCTGCGGTGTAAGCCATTCGATCTCAACTCCGGCAAACAGCGGTGTTGCCCCTCCACCGCAAAAACCAACTAAAACACCTGCCTGGGAAAGCATCCGCATTGCAGCCTGTGTGATGGATGTACCGGTACCGAGCAAAAGACAGGTCGTATTGGCGATAGGAATATTCCAATAACGATACTCTTTGTACTCTTCACTCAGGTAGACAACCCTGCCATCCTTCTGCATAACGCGACACATTTCAAGATAATAAATATTTGCTCGCTTGGAGTGAAGGATGGTTTTAAGTCCGGTTAACTGCACCATGTAACAAGTATAGTGTTATTTCATTTATTCTGTCTTTAAGAACAGATTTATGGTTGGAAGCTGATAAGGCTGAAGCAGTTTTTCAGCGGAGATCAATCATTTTATGGAGTTTTTTTATGGAGTTTTTAAAATTTATGGAACCGATATAGATAAGTAGACCGTTTGTATCTTGTTTTTTGAAGGTAGAATGTTGAAGAT
It encodes the following:
- the cas1f gene encoding type I-F CRISPR-associated endonuclease Cas1f, which encodes MQKDGRVVYLSEEYKEYRYWNIPIANTTCLLLGTGTSITQAAMRMLSQAGVLVGFCGGGATPLFAGVEIEWLTPQNEYRPTEYVQRWLSFWFDESKRLDAAKYLENERLNYICSVWRKDRTFKMEGFDSDSIEKMIDLYREKISEASSIGKLLQLEADLTKRLYKHAANITGLSGFSRQRSHADPANDFLDHGNYLAYGLAATALWALGIPHAFALMHGKTRRGALVFDIADLAKDAIVLPNAFIGAKEGIEDREFRARCLQSFVEHGALNFMFDQVQNIAIHYGIKP